The genomic window CCTCGTCACACACGCAGAAAGCTATTGCAGCTGAGGCGGCCTCGTGGAGGGGGGCCTTGCACCTAGACCTCAGGCTGTCTTGGTAAATGGCCTTGCCGACGTCGTGTAAGGCTAGGACTACGTAGTGGAGCTGGGGACATAGGCCGCGGTGCCCCCCTTCCCGGAGCGCCTTGGCGTGGACGTACCTGCCGTAATGTTGGAAGAGGTAGTCGAACGTCAGCTTCACCCCCTTCAGATGCTCCTCCATGCTCTCGTAACACTTGGGTGACTCATCGCACCCAGAGATTAGCTCATGGCCATAGAACCCCTCTGCCATAAACTCCCCCCTCATAAAACTCCTCTGGGATGGCGAAGGCTAGAGCTGAGCCACTAATGAACCTAACCCTAAGGTACTCTTCAAAGTGCTTGGAGGCTACTTCATGGCTTCCGAGCCTCTTAAGGCCTACTTTAAGCCCCCCTTCCCTTACTGGTCCTTGGATCTCGACTAAGTGGGCCTCATGGCCTCCCTCAATCAATTTCTTAACGTAGCGCAGGGCCTCTGAGAAGCCCATAGGGATTAGCCTCTCCGCCACCTCCTTCCTAAAGCTGGTGTAGTCCTCTCCTGGCACGCCTACGTACAGAGGGGCTGAGTTCTCGTCCCTCACGAAGGAGCCCACTGCCTTTACGTAGTTGAGGACCGTCTTAGAGTCTATGTCGAGCCTGACGAGCGCCTTATAAATGTCGACATCTAGGCTCTCAACCACCTCAAAGCGATCCCAGACCCTGTCTATTAGCTCTGCGTAGCCCACATGCCTGGCATCACTAAACACGTACGGGAGGTGCCAGTGGATGCTACAGCCGCGCTCCATTGCAGAGTCTAATACCTCCTTGGTTCTCTTCGTTATGTCGGGATCGTAAACGAAGCTGCCCATTAACGATTGCTCGTCGTAGAAAATGAGCCAAGAGCCTTCCCTAGAGCTGCCACGAGCGAGCCTACCCAGCCTCTGAATTAAGCTGGAAATGGGCGCGAGCTCTGTAATCACTACGTCGAAGGAGATATCGACGCCGGCCTCGAGCACTTGGGTTGAGACGATGACGCCTGACTGGGCGATGGCTTCAAGCTTCCTCACCTTGTCGCTTGGTGTAAACCTTGAGTGTAGCAGGACGGCCTTACGACTGAGCCCGTCAAAGAGGCGCATTGCTGACTCGACCGTGTTAATAAATACGCAGAGCCTGCCGACGCACTTACCTTCATCGACCCTCTCCAATAGCCGCTCAAGGCCGAGCTCCTCAAGCCCCTTACCGATGGGCCTAAAGGTCTTCTTGGTCTCTAGCTCGTAGAACTCGTCGGGGCCCCTGTCCCTCACAAATTCCTTGTAGTCTATGACCTCTAGGGGTACGTCGTAAAGCTTAAAGATCCTAGAGACTAAGTCAACTACCTTTGAAGGCAGCGTGGCAGTGGCCACGACTAGAGGCGTGCCGACTTGCCCAAGGTGGTAAACTAAGGTCATGATGAGCTTTGCGCCTCTGCTAGGCGCCCCTCCACCCCCCTCCTCAACAGAGTACTCTAGCATTAAGTGCGCCTCGTCCATGAAGTTAAGGGCGGAGTATACGCTGGCCCTCGGCAGCTCATAGTGCCCATAGAAGTCCTCGTGCCTCTCTATGTCCATGCACTCCTTCACTGGCAGCTTAAGGAGGCTGAAGGCATAGGTATCCACGGTTGTGGCGACGTACGTTGACTGTAGGTACGGCGACCCGTGGAGCAGCCCGTACTGTCTCGTGACTATGTTGAGATCCTCCACCCTACACCTCGTTAAGCACCTTCCAAGGCCCTTGGCGAAGCGTTTAAACACGTCGTCCACTATGCTCCTAAGCGGGAGGACGTGGATTACGCGTAGGACGTAGGGGTAGCCGAGCGCCACAGCCACCCCGACTGAGTAGGCGAGGGCCGTCTTCCCCACCCCTGGCGGGGCTATCACCACTAGTGGGACCGAGCGCTCAATGCACCTCTCCATGCGCTCAATGGCGTAGCTGATGAAGGACCTGCGCTCTGGGCCGCCGAAGAAGCCTGTATCGACTAGTCGCTCATAGACAGCAGAGGGTTTTACGCGCGCCTCCATGTCGTACGGGCCCTCAGAGCTCCTCGAGAGCTCTTATTATGCTTCTAACGAACCTAGGCTTCATCCTATACCCCCAAGAGCTAAGCTCCCTAACTATGTAGTACGTGGAGGAGTATGGATCCTCTGCGCCGTGCACCGCCTCATAGAGGTGGGTGACTAGGCTCAGGTACCTCGGGTTCCTTCCACCGAGGGCCGGCCGCACTACGTCACTTGCTATGTACTCCCTGCACTCACTTCCGTCTGACACTTTGTCGAGCTTGAAGGCAAACCTCACTAGCTGCGATATGTCAGCAGACTCCTTAAGCAGTAGGGTGTAGGCTCTAACCGCTGCCAGTATCTTGTGTATCTTGATCCGCGGGATGGGCCTCTCCTCTAAGTTCTTGACGCTCTCATCGCTCAAGAGGTAATCAATGAGCACTTTCTCTAGCGGTGCACTGAGGATCTCTGAGCTCTTGGTCTTACTAATTAGCTCCGGGATGTTTAGCGCTATGTAGGTTAAGTATGGCAGCGCAGGATCTGCTGGGACGTTTAGCAACGTGCTTGCAACTTCTATGGCGGTCGAGACCCTCGTAGTGCTTATGTCAGTGAGCGAATCTTCGTCTGGGGTCACGAAGAACATGCCCTCCGGCATCATTCCAGCGTACGAGAACGCAAAGCCTGCCCCAAGGGCCAGAAGCCAAGGCGCGGTGGTGCGGACCTCGAGCTTGAGCCTGTACGCGCTGTGGAATGAGGAGCCGTACTCGTAAGTCTCCACTCTAAACGGCTGAATTAGTGCATAGCTCCTCTCCCCCGCCGCACCCAGCGTCAGCGTCCGTTGAGAGAGCCTCACTGATGAAAGGTGCTCGGCCCCAGTCCTCGGGTCTGTGAGCAGGCTGCGTTGGCTCGGATCACGGAGCATGGCGATGAATGCGTCAATGTAGGATGAAGTCTTAGACACCTTCCCCTTCAATAGGGCATTGAAGACGTTCGCGTAATCGTTGTAGTGCAGTTGTGGGCACCTTAGGCGCTCCCTCTTTACCTCTAAGAGTCTGTCGGCGGCATCCAGGAATGAGCTGGCCGCCACCCTCCACTCGTCCTCGCTCTTAAACGATAGACGGGCCGTCTCACGGTCGCACGTTATCGAGCAGCCAGAGGCCGAAGCCAGCCCCGTCATGAAGCTGAGGGTTAAGCTTCGCGCCAGCGTTCCTTCAGGGGGCAGTGAGACGATCACCTCATAGCTCGACGACAACTAGCTCACCCGCTACGTCGTACATGGCCGCCCTACCATTCTTTACCTTAACGTTGATTAAGGCCCTCCTCCCCTTCTCGACGTCGTAAGGGTATATATGCAGCCTCTTAGGGGCAGCGAAGTAGTCGCCTATCGAGGCCTTCCTATAGTCAACCACGTCTTGCGCATAGTACGTCCCTGAGACCTCCTCAGCCAGGTCCCTCCACAGAGAGTAATGAGTGGCTCCGCGTGTCTCGCTAAGCAGCTCGGCGTGCCCGTAGCTCACCTCCCTGACTGATGCTATGCTCTCCTTGCTCCCAATCCTAACTATCGACGCTGCTGAGGCTACGAGAGGCCCCTCTCCGCCCAGCTCCTTGACACCCCTCTCGCTGAGTAAGTAGACCACAGTGAAGGACGGCGCCTCGACTGGCCCCTTTACCACCTTGCCCAGCGCCACTGCGTCAAACTTAACGGCCCTCTCACGACGCCTGTACCACCAAATCCTAGAGAGGTCTGAGTAGGCCCACAGAGGGGACGCTACGCTAATGTTGATAGACGCTACGTTCTCTCGCACCTTTTCAGCGTAGCTTACAAAGTCCAGCTCCTCAGGTCTCTTAAACAGCCTAGCATGGCCGTACGCCAGCGCGCCTATGAAGG from Candidatus Nezhaarchaeota archaeon includes these protein-coding regions:
- the cas5a gene encoding type I-A CRISPR-associated protein Cas5a produces the protein MKPSQLFFVKVHLDLHWGFASRHAPWSKSKDAFLIPPPTTFIGALAYGHARLFKRPEELDFVSYAEKVRENVASINISVASPLWAYSDLSRIWWYRRRERAVKFDAVALGKVVKGPVEAPSFTVVYLLSERGVKELGGEGPLVASAASIVRIGSKESIASVREVSYGHAELLSETRGATHYSLWRDLAEEVSGTYYAQDVVDYRKASIGDYFAAPKRLHIYPYDVEKGRRALINVKVKNGRAAMYDVAGELVVVEL
- the cas3 gene encoding CRISPR-associated helicase Cas3'; this encodes MEARVKPSAVYERLVDTGFFGGPERRSFISYAIERMERCIERSVPLVVIAPPGVGKTALAYSVGVAVALGYPYVLRVIHVLPLRSIVDDVFKRFAKGLGRCLTRCRVEDLNIVTRQYGLLHGSPYLQSTYVATTVDTYAFSLLKLPVKECMDIERHEDFYGHYELPRASVYSALNFMDEAHLMLEYSVEEGGGGAPSRGAKLIMTLVYHLGQVGTPLVVATATLPSKVVDLVSRIFKLYDVPLEVIDYKEFVRDRGPDEFYELETKKTFRPIGKGLEELGLERLLERVDEGKCVGRLCVFINTVESAMRLFDGLSRKAVLLHSRFTPSDKVRKLEAIAQSGVIVSTQVLEAGVDISFDVVITELAPISSLIQRLGRLARGSSREGSWLIFYDEQSLMGSFVYDPDITKRTKEVLDSAMERGCSIHWHLPYVFSDARHVGYAELIDRVWDRFEVVESLDVDIYKALVRLDIDSKTVLNYVKAVGSFVRDENSAPLYVGVPGEDYTSFRKEVAERLIPMGFSEALRYVKKLIEGGHEAHLVEIQGPVREGGLKVGLKRLGSHEVASKHFEEYLRVRFISGSALAFAIPEEFYEGGVYGRGVLWP